The DNA region TCAATTGGGGATTAACCCTAACCATTGGTATGTAGTTGCACTGAGTACTGAGGTAACTAATAAACCTGTGGGAGTGATATTATGGCATCAAGCGATCGCACTTTACCGCGACAGTACAGGTAAAATCCACGCCTTAGAAGACCGTTGTCCCCATCGTCAAGTTAAACTCAGCCACGGACAAGCGATCGCTAATGAATTAGAATGCGCTTATCATGGTTGGCGGTTCAATTCATCGGGTGAATGTACAGCAGTTCCTTATTTAGCTGCAAATCAAAAATTACCAAACTGCCAAATTCGTCGTTACCCAGTCAAAGAACAAGATGGTTTTATTTGGCTATTTCCTGGTGATGCAGAATTAGCTGTTGAACCAATGGGTTTACCAGAATGGGAACATCTGAATTATATTGCTTCAGTTGCAGTCATTAACTGTCAAGCCCATTATTCTTATTTAATTGAAAACTTGATGGATATGTATCACGGACATTTACATCAAGATTTACAAGCTTGGGCGGCAGCATCTTTACAAAATATCGACGAAGATAATCACCGTGTAGATGCTCATTATACTGCCCAAAGTTATTATAAAATCGATAAAATTTGGTCAATTTCTCAATTATTTTTTCCCGCATTACGAAAGCTCCATCCAGAGCCGTTGGATGTGAGTTATATCTATCCCCATTGGCAATCTAAATTAGGCAAAGATTTTAAAATTTATTGTTTATTGTGTCCTGTAAGTGAAACTCAAACTAAAGCTTATTTAATTCATTTCACCTCACTCAATGCCTTTTGGCGATTACATAAATTACCTGTCTGGTTTCGCCGATTTATTAAAGATAGTTTATTTAATGCCGCTACAAAACTACTTGAAGGTTTAGTAGTGAAAGATGTAGAAATGATTGAGGAAGAACAACAGGCATATTTACAAAATCCGCAACGGCGCAATTTTGAGTTAAATCGAGCTTTAGTTAGTGTGCAGAAATTGATGCGGAGTCAAGTTGAAAGATTAGGCTGAGATATCAGCAAATTATCTACAGCAATCCTATCTGAGTTGTGAAAACATATTATTTTAAACGAACCGCAAAGGGCGCATAGACGCGATAGCGGCTTCCCGAAGGGTAGGACACAAAGAAAGAGAAGGAGAAAAAGAAGGAGAATTTCACAAATGATTTAGGATTACTATAGTTGTAATTGACATTGTTTAAAAATATAGTTGACAGTGGCAAATAAATTGTCTAATTCATAAATAGTGAAGGGGGTAATATTTCTAGTGAAATTTTGTGCTTCTAGTTTACCAAATTGCCAAACTGCACCATTAGAAACAATCCCATAGATAACTAAAGACAATTCTTGATTGAGTCTTTGAGCCGCAATCATTTCAGCTAAACATTGCGCCCAACCTGCTTCAAAATTATCTTGTTTCGCTTCTACTAAAATAAAGTATGGTTTATCAAAAACTATTTTCCCTAAAGGCGAACGTTTAGCCAAAATATATTCAGGAAAACCTGATAATTGCTCATCATAGCTTAGTGATTGATGACTCCATAAAGTAAACTTACTATTATACTGCTTCCAAACTTCTTTCAAAACTGGATAAATTAAGTTCTCACAAATAGCAAACTCAGAATTATCCACGACACCTTCGCGCATAACAATTGCTAAATCTTCTCGGAAATATTGAGGAATATTAAACTCTGTAGTTAGAACAAAATTAGCTTCTGTGTAGATAATCTGAAATGTTTTGAGAACTTCGCTAATAGATTTATAACTACTAAAGGCCATACTCACCTCCTGAAGAATTGCTTTACCTTAGCTGTATTTTCCAGTTTGCAACAATAATTGTAATGAAGGGCGATCGCCAAGTATCTTAGAAATAGGTTTGATAGTTGTGGAGTGGCGATCGTGAATACTCAGGAATTCCTGCGATTGATCGATAAACAGGTCTCATGTCCGCAAACCCTACCAAAAGCACTACAAGCTCTGTGGTATGACAAAAAAGGCGATTGGAACCAAGCTCATGAAATAGTCCAAAATGCCCATGATGTTGATAGTGCTTGGGTTCATGCTTACTTACATCGTCAAGAAGGCGATTTGCATAATGCGCGTTATTGGTATCATCGCAGCAGTCAGCCAGAGTTTGTGGGCGAGCTAAACCAGGAATGGGAACAAATTACGTCTCTATTACTGAAAAAGGTCAACACTACTCATGGATGCTGAACAACTCAAGCGCAGTTACGATGCAGGGGAAAGATATTTTCCGGCTGCAAATTTAAGCCGAGCCAGGTTAATTTCCGCTTACTTACCAGGAATTAATTTGTGGGGAGCAGACTTGAGCCAAGCGAACCTAGCCAAAGCTAAACTCTGGGGAGCAGACTTGAGTCAAGCTAATTTAGCTCAGGCGAATTTGACGAGAGCTAATTTATGCGGTGTCAAATTAAAAGAAGCAAATCTCCGGGGTGCGAAACTCAACTTTACTAAGCTGTATGGTGCAGATTTAAGTGGTGCTTATTATGATGACAGCACCCGCTTTTCTAGAGGATTTGACCCTGTAAAGAACAATATGCGGAAGTTTTAAGTTTCGGTGAGGTTGAGATTATAGCGGTTCTCAGTTCAATGAGGTACACCTCAACTCCACCCGCAAGCAGGGAGGAGAGCGTTTGCGTAAGAAAATGCGGGGTGGATTCTGACTGTATTACAAGCAAGTGAAAACCGCTATAGTAAGCAGTACAGACACGCATAAATCTGACGAACAAACAGCACTGGAGTTCCCTATGATTCGACCGAGTACGCCCGATGATTCAGAGGCATTAATCGCGATCGCTGTAGCAGCAGAGCTATTCCCCGCGAGCGAAACCGAAGAACTGAGCAAAGTGCTGGCGAGTTACTTCAGTGGTAACATCGGCGAGGGTCATGTGTGGCTCACCGATGAGGAGAATGGGAAAGCGTGCGGGGTCGCCTACTACGCACCTGCCCCGTTTACAGATGGGACATGGGACTTGTTAATGATCGTTGTGCATCCCAACTATCAGAGGCAAGGGCGAGGAGAAGCGTTAGTAAAGTATGTGGAAAATGCCTTACGGGCGAGTGGTCAGAGAATTTTGTTGGTCGAGACTTCGGGGCTGCCCAGCTATGAACGAGCGCGGGCTTTCTACAAAAAATGCGGTTTCGAGGAGGAGGCACGTATTCGGGACTTCTACAAGGCAGGGGAAGATAAGGTGGTGTTCCGCAAGGCTTTGAATGCAGAATAGACCACATAAGCGTTTTCTGATGACAAAGCCCTGGATGGAGAAGCTTGAAGAAGAATTTAACTATTCACCAACTTATCAACACCACATTACAATTCCTCAGCAGCTGGTAGGGGAAAGATTTCACCAGCTAAGTAAGCATCAAAATTCTTCTGGAAGTATAGCCAAGAAGTCATATCTTCCCCCTCGGAGAATGCTTTGGGAGCTTGTTTATATAAGGGAACGCGGTGATTAATTTCATCTTGCAGTAGTTGGGGTAATTCTGCTAAACCACCAACTTTAGAGCCAAAAGCACTATAGATGAGATTACCAGCGCGATCGCCCATTTTCATCCACGGTAGCCATTGCCCAATCCTATCCCAACTCAGCTTTAGTTGAGAAACAGAATTGAGTTCTGAATTGAATAAATCTGCGGTTGGAACAGATAATTTAAATAATTCTGCGGCTTGATAAGTTTCATAAGGACTATATTCGGCAAATTTTGGATCTTCTGCCAAAGGATTTGGATAAGTTGGAAAAATATCAAAGACAAAAGTTGTCGTGTCTCCCTCGACTTGGGCTGGAAATTTACCTTTAAAATGTCCCTGCACAGGATTATTCGCAACGTGTAACACAGGCACAGTTTCACCAGTCCAAGGATTTTCCCATTTGGGCAAAATCTCTTCTGTTTCTGGGTTTAAGTAATAAGTGAGTTCACGAGAAGTAAAATCCCAACTATCTTCTCCTGTGGAAATACATCTACTAACACTCACACCCAAGATTTTAAATAAGAGTTTTCTTTTCTCTCCAGGAATAAAACTATAAATCTTGCCTTGCCAAACTAAAAATGTCGATTCATTGGCATCGAGGGAAGAGCGAGTTTTGACCCATTGTTGTGCATCAAACTCTTTCACTGCTGTGACCATTTTGCGTCTCCTAATTTAACAGAATAAACAAAGGGTAGTCTTAAACAAGGCAAAAATGAAAAGTGCTGAGTTGAAAGTGCTGAGTGCTGAGTTAAAAGACCGCCCGCACTCCCCTACTTCGCCTCACACTCTTTTTCTGACTCCTGAATTCTTCTTTCAGTTTATTCATCTACTAAATCATTTGCTAATTCGTGGTGTAGCAAGTTTTTACCCCTTTTTTTAGCACCGTACATTAAATTATCGGCTCTTTCGAGAATTTCTGTGACTGAAGCTGGCGGTTTAATAAAGGTAATTGCGCCAATACTCAAGGTGACAGGCCAATTTTCTGCCTGCATGATAGATGATAAGGTTCTGTGTAATCTCTGTAATACTACTGCGGATGCTTCATAACCAGTACGTGGTAATAAAATTGCAAATTCATCACCTCCAAGTCTGGCGATAACATCAATTTTACGTAGATTATTTCTCGCATTTTCCGCAACTAAACATAGCAGGCGATCGCCAACAGTATGCCCAAACTGGTCATTAACAAGTTTAAAGTTATCAACATCAAAATATGCAATAGTTATTGGTTCTTTATGTCTTAAAGATTTATGAACTTCAAAGTTTACTAATTCTAAAAAAAATGACCTGTTATGTAGCCCTGTTAAAGCATCAGTCCTCGCTAGTCTTTCTAAGTTTTTTAATGTGAGTTTTTGTTGTGACAAAAGATAGTTGGTAAATAAGAAAAATACTAAAACTACAACAGTATTCCAATAAGGTACTAAGGGATGTAAATAGTGAAAATTTGGTTTTTGATTGACTACTAAATTTGTAACTGCACTAATCAATGAAATTAATACGCCACTGCAATTATCAGCAAACCAAGTTGCAATGCCAATCGGAATTAAGTAAAAAATTGCTATTAATATTTCTGGTGGGATTTGGTAGTCTAACCAACCTATCAAGCTTGTGAGAAAAACACTGAGGGAGATTACGCACCATTTAGGTTGATTATCTAGGATTTTCATTAACTTCATGTTCTTTCGGCTTCACTGCAACATCTTTTGCAGTTCCTTATTAGTTATCAGCTTCACCTTATTGTTCACCCAATCACATATTTTAGGTTTTGTCAATGTTAATCAAATTTATTTTCTCAATAAAATAATCAATCCAAGCCGTAATTTGGGATTAAAGATGGGTCAAAAATCAATAATAAAGTTATTTGAGTTCATAAGACAAATTGAATACATAATTATAACTGGTTAAATTCTTATCTGTTATGGTCGTAGTCACATAGCTGAGAACAGTACTGATTGCTCAAGGCTTTGAAATTACGGAGTTTCTCCGCAGCATTCTGCCATCATATTAAATTGATAATTGCTGTACAAGACTGTTTTTTATGTCTCTATCATCATTATTTAAATTGATATTAATAGTTTTTACTAAAGTCTCTCTAATTAGAAAAACATCTTGATCGCTTGATAAATTTATCTGGATATTTGAGAATTCTTTTCGTTATTGTCCATTTCTCCGGATAAGTAAAAAAATACCTGAATAGTAATTCACATAATTTTTCTACACCACAACTTATGGAACTGCCTCAGCGCGTGTCAATTCGCTACAAAGACACTTCCTACAATATGAGTGAGATCCGCCTAAAAACAGTGCAACTAGCATTCAAAATTTGGGAAGAACAAAGCAAACCTCGCAAAACTGAGTTGTATGATTTTATCTTGACTTGTCTGAAACAATTTGACCGTCAAGACCGTTTTATTGTTTCATATCTATTCTTAGAGTTAACAGATATGATTCGTAATTCTTCCTTAGAAAGAACGATGAGAGAGGTGTTAATTAAAACGGCTTTTCGGGAGTTTGCTTGTGCGTTGACAGATTTTGAAAATGCGGAGAAATAGGATTATGGCAAAGTGCTGAGTGCTGAGTACTGAGTAGAAACTCAGGAACATCAGGGATTTCAGCTATAAATATAGTCCTAATCTATACTTTGATTGCTATCAATCATAGGAATTTACAAGTCAAGAGTCAGAATTTAATTTTATCTTGTCAATTAGTGGAGTAAAAATACCGCCACTAATCGATTCTGAATTCTGACTTCTGAATTCTTATTCAAGGTGATGTTTTAGCGGGTTTTAAATTTCTGGCTTTATAGAAGGTTTCTAGACTTTGGCGATCGCCAACGAAACGCCAATGCCAAGGTTCATAACTCACACCTTGCACATTATCTTGAGGAAAAGACAACTCAAAACCAAAGCGGGCGGCGTTTGCTTGTAGCCAGCTAAAAGCTTTGGTTTGATCAAAGTTAGCCTGAAGATTCGTAGCGGGTGCGGCTCCGTCTCCGATATCTACCGCATAACCTGTGTGATGCTCACTATGGCCTGGCGGCGCACTGAGGGCGGCTCTTTGGGCCGGGGTTTGATTGCGTTGCGCCCCGACTTCAAAAAATAATTGCTCTTGTTCTTTCACAGAGCGAAAGCCAGAAATTGGCACTAAAATTACCCCAGCACTCC from Aulosira sp. FACHB-615 includes:
- a CDS encoding DUF1838 domain-containing protein, translating into MVTAVKEFDAQQWVKTRSSLDANESTFLVWQGKIYSFIPGEKRKLLFKILGVSVSRCISTGEDSWDFTSRELTYYLNPETEEILPKWENPWTGETVPVLHVANNPVQGHFKGKFPAQVEGDTTTFVFDIFPTYPNPLAEDPKFAEYSPYETYQAAELFKLSVPTADLFNSELNSVSQLKLSWDRIGQWLPWMKMGDRAGNLIYSAFGSKVGGLAELPQLLQDEINHRVPLYKQAPKAFSEGEDMTSWLYFQKNFDAYLAGEIFPLPAAEEL
- a CDS encoding GGDEF domain-containing protein; this encodes MKILDNQPKWCVISLSVFLTSLIGWLDYQIPPEILIAIFYLIPIGIATWFADNCSGVLISLISAVTNLVVNQKPNFHYLHPLVPYWNTVVVLVFFLFTNYLLSQQKLTLKNLERLARTDALTGLHNRSFFLELVNFEVHKSLRHKEPITIAYFDVDNFKLVNDQFGHTVGDRLLCLVAENARNNLRKIDVIARLGGDEFAILLPRTGYEASAVVLQRLHRTLSSIMQAENWPVTLSIGAITFIKPPASVTEILERADNLMYGAKKRGKNLLHHELANDLVDE
- a CDS encoding aromatic ring-hydroxylating dioxygenase subunit alpha, whose protein sequence is MSSLSQTVQTSDVRQLGINPNHWYVVALSTEVTNKPVGVILWHQAIALYRDSTGKIHALEDRCPHRQVKLSHGQAIANELECAYHGWRFNSSGECTAVPYLAANQKLPNCQIRRYPVKEQDGFIWLFPGDAELAVEPMGLPEWEHLNYIASVAVINCQAHYSYLIENLMDMYHGHLHQDLQAWAAASLQNIDEDNHRVDAHYTAQSYYKIDKIWSISQLFFPALRKLHPEPLDVSYIYPHWQSKLGKDFKIYCLLCPVSETQTKAYLIHFTSLNAFWRLHKLPVWFRRFIKDSLFNAATKLLEGLVVKDVEMIEEEQQAYLQNPQRRNFELNRALVSVQKLMRSQVERLG
- a CDS encoding GNAT family N-acetyltransferase — encoded protein: MIRPSTPDDSEALIAIAVAAELFPASETEELSKVLASYFSGNIGEGHVWLTDEENGKACGVAYYAPAPFTDGTWDLLMIVVHPNYQRQGRGEALVKYVENALRASGQRILLVETSGLPSYERARAFYKKCGFEEEARIRDFYKAGEDKVVFRKALNAE
- a CDS encoding pentapeptide repeat-containing protein, whose product is MDAEQLKRSYDAGERYFPAANLSRARLISAYLPGINLWGADLSQANLAKAKLWGADLSQANLAQANLTRANLCGVKLKEANLRGAKLNFTKLYGADLSGAYYDDSTRFSRGFDPVKNNMRKF